AGGTTAAAGGGTTAAGATCGgtgaaataattgaataagtttTCAAAAAGAACTGTGTAACTGGATGTTAATAAAGGTATCCACCATGATGGTTTGATAATGTTGGATATGGATATATTCATTTCTATGTATGATTTaagaaattatcattttaggTTCATTATGTTATGGTTGAGTTAGAGTTAACTGGAATCTATCACATTTGATTTGTATAACGACTTCGCCTGAATTCACATGGAATCtgaatattgattattttgaGCATATTGATTTCTGTAGTAAAAGAGTTGTGGAATTGAATCAAGGTATCGTTTGTTGAATAGTTCGATGGTACTCAAATTTGCATAAGTGTTTTCCAAGTATCAGGGTATGGTCTATATGAACGAATTTTGAAGGTATATTTTGTTGAGAATTAGATTAGATCGatcaattgaattgattgaaccGAAAATCGATGGTTCCATGGTAGTATAAAACCAAAGAAAGGTTGAATTAGTAAAACTTGATTGAATCAAGTAAAAACCCGgttaaaaatattgtttgaatAAGAATTAAACTAGTTTGAATATTTAATGTTGTTGTTATAATGTATAAAGTGaatgtttctatttttatgtatttgtgtttatatttttcctttttctttttatttttattttccttttcttttatgatttttctaaattttttgtatttttaatggTTGCATTAGTGGTTCAAACAATTGAACCAAAAAACAATGCTTTGGTTGGTTCAACTATCAGTCTTGTTTTTACAACATTGGTTTTGGTTCTTTCTGCTACTGATATTTGTTAGTGCCACTTTTTTCTCAACTACTAATTTCTCCTATTACAATTGGCCTTGCAACAATTCATgccaatttgttatttttagttggcaattttttatatgtttttttggaAAGTCCTAAGtttataaaatgcatcaaatttAGGAtcaattttgtaaagaaaactCGTATATTTTGGAGTATCCAAAAGAATCCaagattttcatatttaaaacgGCATGAGATCACAAGAAAATATGGATTAACTTTGTGATCATTTATCCTAAGAAAAAGGTAAGTGACTTTGTGAGATTTAGGTGGATtggaatagattgaatttttattatttaggatAGTTTTTTACTCATTATATAGAAAGCTAACTTGGGATATACTAATTGAAGAGACTACATTGTTGGAAATATACTACTGTAAAACAAAACCGTTGACACTGACAAGAAACCAAACTgagtgtaaataaataaagcaatcaTTGTGTCGTGGAAGAACCACTGCCTTAGAAGCAAATTCGCCCTGGTCGGTGTAATCGTGTAGTGGATGTCGCTCCCCAAGGTTAACATAGTACTTTAATATTCGTACACCCGAATAAATAAGATGGAACATAATTGGTATTGCTCTTCTCGAAAGGAattgaaaccaaaaaaataaaagtagttGGTTAGAAATTTGATCGAAATATAAATTGGAAGAAAACCGATGAAACCACACTAggttcaattcccaggaaagattggaggggtcataAACGGTCTAGCTTAAAACCCAATCTCCTAAATAGAATTTTCTTCTTGTGTAACTTCGCAGAACACCAAAATTTAGATAACAGAAGGATGAGAGGAGTTGTTGTTCTCTTGTTGTGTTCTATGAAAAATAAGGAGAATGACCTcctatttatactattttctaaaGGGGCAAAACGGTAAATTTGTAGAGTAAGTTCCCTGAAATATCTCAATAGTCAGATTTTGATTCTGTCAAATCGTAACTGTTTAGAAGTTAGGTtctgatttttttcaaattgtaaccatttaaaaatatattttttatttatttgcatcACCGATATTCCCCCACTaatgcaaaataatttttataaacatgaaaaaaaaagtaaaacatgagAAGAGCAATAATGGAGTTCGCTGCTTAAGCACTAGTATCTTGTGGATTTGAACTAGTACGTAGTGAAATGAGTAATTCTTCCTTTTAAAAAGTGAACGAATCTTGAACTAGTTAAGATAGGGGTTAACTCATGACACATGACTAATCTCAGATCCAATTGATGTTCCGTGataaatcaacaagttttaGCTAATACATCTCTGGATGTTGGTAAGTGCTCTAGAAAGACTGTCCAATGTCTTTAATATAAGGTGGCTAGTCCTTCACGCTTACGTAGGTGATTCCATCAAGTCTATCTCAATATAGACCACCCAAATTAGGACTATGAAATCATTAAGAGCATTTAGTAAGCTCATCATTTCGGTGAATTCATCAAGTTCGCCTGAATAGGACCACCCAAACTCTGGGATATGAActtattaaaagtaataaactCAACCTCACATGTAGATGAATTCATCAAGTCTATCTTAGAACCACCCAAATCTTGAGATATGAATTCATTAAGAGTGAAAACTCAACCTTATACACGTACATCGTTCGCCATAGGGATAGGTAGAATGTACACTATGAGTCTTTCCATGGTTTCGTTTGACCACATTGAACTTAGAGAACTAAGTTGAGTATCTATCATGAATTGCTTAACCACTTGGCTTTAATACCTATCCCCCTCGACAAATCAAGAACCATTTTCTTACTTAACCATTTGGTTAGTGGATCAGCTAGGTTCCTTTCAGGCCTCACATACTCTAAAGCAAGTACTCCATTCTCCCATGAAGAAATCTCTGCAAGTAGATTCCTAAGCCACTCAGCCACTTGCTCGACTTAGTCAAGAGTTATAAACTCTAATTCCATCATGGAACGAGCAATACACGTCTATTTAGCAGACTTCCAAGAAATAGCTGCTCCATCCAAACTAAAGACATACCCACTTGGAAAGCTAACTTTATAAGTTACCTAATTTGCATCACAACATCCCTCCAAGACTGCACTGTATTTGACAAATTCCAACTTCCaagttattttactttatttcacTCAAAACCATTTAGGGAAAGATCAACCTTGATAACTAGCATAGTAAATTGCGGACCATGACACTCCCCCACTTACTATGTCGACGCTCCCATCAAAATGAAGCCTCACTTTTAGTAACCATGTTGCATCGAGTTGACATTTCAGTATCAAGTCCATCTTGGAAAGGCCTAAGGTTATGATCCATTCAACGTACATTAGACATAGACTTGAACTTGCTCTTATCTCAATCGTTGGTGTAGTCTTGTCTATGCCCATTCTTCAACCAAACACTCGAACTCAATGCCACAACACATAATCATCAGGTTACAACCTTGAGGAACCCTTAATGGTATGACCCTTTGTCGACTGAATATTACCCTGTCTTTGATACTAAAAAAAAGCATCCCTCAGGATGTGGCACCAACTGCACTCTTGCGGCATCCCATTAGAAACGTCCCTCTAGAGGTGCTTTATGATAACCGTCCCTTACAACTCTAACACAAAAGTTCTCAACATGGGAAATTTAGACACATTGGTCATCCTCAACTTAGGCCCTCTTGACCCCTCCATGGTCACCCCATTAGGTTTGGCCATCTTGGCCAACCGCAATACATGCGGCACCACCGAACTAGGTTAATCTCAATCTTAATTTTAGACTTTAATGCTCATTCACACAAACTTTGGCAAGTCGCTCCTTTCTCCATACACTCTCATAGGTTGCCTGAATAAGACATCCCCCATTAGTTCTCTTATTCAAGCTCTTGAACTCGATAATCTTCTAGTCTACTTTGGTTAAAAACTCGGTGACGCTTGAACTAGCTCCACAAATCTCATGTATTAGTATCTTATCATAGATAAGGGCATCATAATCCCTATCCCAAACACAAGATCCAGTGATCCGCTCATAGTCCTCCGAACAACTCAACTCAAGGGTCCTCTGACCAACTCAAACTCAAGGTTCCTTGGACCCACTCAAACTCAAGGGACCTCTGACTAACTCAAACTCAAAGGTTCTTTGACTAGCTCAAACTCAAGGGACCTTCGACCCATTCAAACACAAAGGACCTCTGACCCATTTCAAACTCAAGGGTCCTCGGAACCACTCAATCTTGCTAGGCCTTTCAAGCCCATCTTGATCACAATGGACCATTAGCAAACATAGATGGAGCTTGCAACCGCTCCAATGCTACTTAGGCACACTTTTGCACTACTCAGGTGCCCTCAAACCCATTGCCTCAATAGGACACTTCACTTTCTCCAAGAATCCGCAAGTACACTCTAGCTCATAGCCTGTAGGAGCCTTCATTGGTTCCAACAGCGAGAAACGAAAATGATTCTCATGTTTAAACAGTAGTATAATTTGCTTCTAAATTGTTGGAAATATACTACCGCAAAACAAAATCGTTAGCACTGACAGGATACCAAACTgagtgtaaataaataaagcaatcaTTATGCCGTGGAAGAACCACTGCCTTATTAGAAAATTAGCCCTGATCGGTGTAATTGTGTAGTGGACATCGCCCCCAAGGTTAACACATTACTTCAATATTTGTACACCTAAATAAAGAAGGTGGAACACAATTGGTATTGCTCTTCTCGAAagatcaaaaaaaaaaacaaaagtagtTGGTCGAAAATCTAATCGGAAAATAAACTGGAAGAAAATCAATGAAACCACACTAGGGGTCATCGATGGTCCTGCTTAAAACCCAATCTCGTAGGCAGAATTTCCCTCTCGTGTAATTCCCCTTTAACACCAGAATTTAGAGAACAGAAGGGGGCAAAACGGTAAATTTGCAGTCAATTTCCTAAAAAATCTCAACAGCCCGATTCTGATTCTGTTAAATTGTAACCATTTAGAAGCTAAATTCTGATTTTGCCAAATCGTAAccgtttaattttttatttcaatttctttgcaTTACCAACATACATATCTAGCTTATTTGTTCTTGAGTGCATTAACTAAtgttcataaattaatttatcaatttgtaCTATGTTTTTGTGGGAAAAGACTTAGTTGGTGAGAGTTTTCATTGTAAACGTACGGGACTGAGGCTATGACGACTAAGATATCACTTGGGCTTAAATCATAACTTAGACTAAAAGATTATAATGGATTTTTCACTGAGAAAAATTGCATAGACGTAGAATTGGAATCAAACTACGTAAACATTTGCTTGTGCTCtttgtttattgtttctttAACTCATAACTAAACAAAAAACTAGTTAGTGACTTCAATACTTTGCATATTTATCACTGATGTTTACTACAACTAATTGCTTTATGTATATCCGTTAAACAGCTGGAATAAACACAATATGACCGAATACACATCGGATGACCGCAAAATATTCGGGAGGAATTAAAGGTGGAGATGAATATGTTATCCGCAGATTGATATTGATGGATAACCGGTTACGCATTGAGGTCCATATCATAGCATCAGATTGGTGAAAGTGTTTGACAAGGCAAGGCAAAACGCCACTAGATAATTGAAGATAACAGCAGATGGATATTGACATCTGATATAAAAGGTATGCTGCCACTGCACCTGTTTCTATATCTAAACTAAACTGCTTTCATATTCAGACCTGGTGACTTCACAAGTTGACTATTGGATATTGATTTGCATATCAtctcttaattatttttctaatctcTGCTTCCTATCCTTTTGTTTTGCCTGAGACAATTTGGCCTACTGCAATAAGCTTTGATTTATGATTCCTGATGCTAGTGCAAGGATGTGAATTacaatattgatacttttatttatattaattaattatgatgatCATAATCTCGAGTGGGAATAAAATATATGGTTAAAAGCATCCACTAGCATACCTAGTTGTTTTAGGCAATATTGCTATATTAATGGTAGGTTAAAAGAGTCCTTAACTACAATTTCTATTATGGAAAACCATCCACATTGCTtgtcataaattaaaaaaaaaaaaacaaggctaagattaatttaatatactttaatTGGATAATGAATGATTCATAGTACACACTCCTGATTTCATATCCCATTTTATCAGCTGGTTGATATCATTAATGAAAAAGGTCATCTTTGGTTGGTTGATCACTTGGAAAACGATTGAGTGAAAATGAAGGAGCTTTTTGGACGGTagaatgaaaatggaaaacGTTTCGCATGCACAAAGCAACAGATTGGTCTTGGTCTCTTAGCTAGAATAGACATTATGAATGCAAAACTAATGGTCCAACCTAAGAGTTAAGGTTTGATCAAGTTGGTTTATGTAGTCACCtgaaaattagtaaatttgtgTTCGAATCCTAAAATCTGCAACCCGTTTGAGAAAGATAAGATTTCAgcggaaaaaaaatgaatacaaTGATGAAAGTAATATTTGTGTCATCATTATATGATCAACGGGGCATCAGCCTTAGAAGAGGCTTCTCCGGTCAACATCGAGGCAGGATTAGCGAGATATTGCTTTAGCCGCCCCATTTCAATGGCCACATCTAGCATGGTTGGTCTTGTTGAAGGGTTGTACTGTGTACACATAAGGCCAAGTTCAACCAGTTCCAAAATAACATCACGCcatattttatcataatttgtTGGCATTGAACCAGGGCTGCACCTCAGCAGTGCTTGCTTTACTATGGGTTCAAGCTTATGAGGATAGTGACTTTTCACCCAGTCATGTAAGCTTGAACCTTCATCATCATCTGTGGGGCGCCTTCCCGAAACTATTTCCAACAAAAGGACCCCAAAACTGTATACATCCCCTTGAGTAGAAGCTCGTTTTCCCATTCCATATTCTGCATTTAACCAAGTGAAAGATCAACAGCAGTGAGTATTTTAGTAATGAAGTAGCTATTCAAATGGTGCAGGCTGATGTTGTCAGCAATGGCAGAGACTGCGTAGTTTAACTAATAAGTAATAACACTAGTAGTgtaaaaactaaaggaaaaagtAGAAGTTTATGCTATTAATCCTCTATGGGAAAGTTATGATTCTAGCTAAAATAGAgcaatgaagaagaaaatgcaTACCAGGAGCTATATAGCCAACAGATCCACATAACAAGCCATCTGCAGAGCTGTAGGAGATTGAATCATTTGCAGAAATCGTCTCATCAACACCTCTGACCAGTCTTGCAATTCCGAAATCAGTCACCAAAGCAGTCATGTCCTCGTCAAGAAGAATATTACTTGGTTTAAGATCACAGTGGACGACTTTAACCGGTGAGTAATGGTGCAGATAAGCAACCCCTTCAGCTACATCACTGCAGATGTTTACCAATTGGATCAAATCTAAGCCATGGCTTATTCCGTGGCTGGGGTATAGGTGCCTCTCCAGGCTCCCATTTGGCATCAGAGGAAGGACTAGAGCCTTGAAATCTGGCTTGCTGCAAATTGTTATGATCCTGATCAAGTTTCTATGCCTGGTTCGCTTTAGGACTTCACATTCTCTTCTGAAACTCTCTGAAATATCCCCGGCTGTCCTTGTGTCCAAAACTTTCACTGCTATTCTCGTATTGTCCCCAAGAATTCCTTTATATACATGACCAAAACGGCCTGAACCAATTAAGCTTGATGCACTGAACCCACCAGTGGCTTCAATGAGTTGTTCGTATGAGATTCTTGGGTATTTAGGCTCTTTcccatctttttcttcatcttcgAAAGCCCCTCCATTGACAACACCAAGTCGATTCCGGAACCTTGATTTGAGCACCAGAGGGTATCCAAACATAAGCAATAAAGGAGTTGCAAACAACGAAACGATGATAGGCAAAAATATAACCAAATGAGAATGATGTTTCTTTCGGCATTTTGGCATGCCTTTAATCGAACCACAAAGACCATCATTCCCTGTGAAAGAATCCATAGTCAGCAATGAAAATGCCCCTTTGTCTGATATATTCCCGTGGAACTTGTTGAAAGAGAAGTTCATGGCCTTGATAGATGTTGATGCCTGAAAGGTCACTGGTATGTCTCCACTCAACTGGTTTAAAGCGACATCGAGTTCTTTAAGGTAAGGCAACTGTCCTATGGAATCTGGAAGCTCACCTTCCAAGAAATTAGAGGAAAGGTTGAGGTGCTCGAGGGCAATGCAGCTCCCAAGTTGCGATGGTATGGAGCCCGAGAGATTATTTGACGACAGATCAATGGCTAACACCATATCCATTTTACTCAGCTCTAGAGGTAAG
The sequence above is a segment of the Gossypium raimondii isolate GPD5lz chromosome 4, ASM2569854v1, whole genome shotgun sequence genome. Coding sequences within it:
- the LOC105778813 gene encoding putative leucine-rich repeat receptor-like serine/threonine-protein kinase At2g24130; amino-acid sequence: MGFCKFSKFSFLFLISILFVSTAEENARISYDRVSLLSFMSGVVSDPEISLEHWNSTNVHVCNWSGVGCNHERDQVVQLDLSGRSLKGTISPALANLSSLMVLDLSKNFFQGHIPPELGSLFQLKQLCLSWNLLEGDIPSELGFLHQLVYLDLGSNRLAGHIPSSLFCNGSYSLQYIDLSNNSLSGEIPSKTECSLRELRFLLLWSNRLIGQVPQALSNSSKLQWVDLESNMLSGELPSNIVRKMPQLQFLYLSYNDFVSHDGNTNLQPFFAALLNSSNFQELELAGNNLGGEIPSIIGDLSTNLVQVHLDDNLIYGSIPPGISNLVNLTLLNLSSNLLNGSIPPELCRMEKLERVYLSNNSLSGEIPSALGNITHLGLLDLSMNKLSGSIPDSFANLSQLRRLLLYGNQLSGTIPLSLGKCVNLEILDLSRNKLSGIIPGEVAGLRSLKLYLNLSSNHLHGPLPLELSKMDMVLAIDLSSNNLSGSIPSQLGSCIALEHLNLSSNFLEGELPDSIGQLPYLKELDVALNQLSGDIPVTFQASTSIKAMNFSFNKFHGNISDKGAFSLLTMDSFTGNDGLCGSIKGMPKCRKKHHSHLVIFLPIIVSLFATPLLLMFGYPLVLKSRFRNRLGVVNGGAFEDEEKDGKEPKYPRISYEQLIEATGGFSASSLIGSGRFGHVYKGILGDNTRIAVKVLDTRTAGDISESFRRECEVLKRTRHRNLIRIITICSKPDFKALVLPLMPNGSLERHLYPSHGISHGLDLIQLVNICSDVAEGVAYLHHYSPVKVVHCDLKPSNILLDEDMTALVTDFGIARLVRGVDETISANDSISYSSADGLLCGSVGYIAPEYGMGKRASTQGDVYSFGVLLLEIVSGRRPTDDDEGSSLHDWVKSHYPHKLEPIVKQALLRCSPGSMPTNYDKIWRDVILELVELGLMCTQYNPSTRPTMLDVAIEMGRLKQYLANPASMLTGEASSKADAPLII